Proteins encoded within one genomic window of Sphaerotilus montanus:
- a CDS encoding right-handed parallel beta-helix repeat-containing protein, translating to MALGMGVGSAQACAVLAPLPAVPAGALRVTDFGAVADDDLADDAAIDRALKALKPGGWLVFPPGRYQQARSVLVSVPGVTLWGPGATLQATDPRDHTLGLRADGVRLYGLTLTAAPDQRRSEPAQARISLYREGPTPQRGNVVRGVTVDGAGSVGMLVYGATDFTIAGNTVRHTLADGIHTTGGSRHGRVLGNQVHDVGDDLISIVSYDNEPVVRDILVADNTVSGARWGRGLTIVGGAHITLRGNTVTGIARAAGVLVAQEGNWRTHGVHDVRIEHNRLREIQTPAARVGVTAAPTGHAAIELHTHAVPDGAAGLGDILLQGNTVEHSRHGDLRQRAGRLVQTTPGAQLDCRRFSGH from the coding sequence GTGGCCTTGGGGATGGGCGTGGGCAGCGCGCAGGCCTGCGCTGTGCTCGCTCCACTGCCCGCGGTGCCGGCGGGGGCGCTGCGGGTGACGGACTTCGGGGCGGTGGCCGACGACGACCTCGCCGACGACGCGGCCATCGACCGCGCGCTCAAGGCGCTCAAGCCGGGCGGCTGGCTGGTGTTTCCGCCGGGGCGCTACCAGCAGGCGCGCAGCGTGCTGGTCAGCGTGCCGGGCGTGACGCTGTGGGGACCGGGCGCGACGCTGCAGGCCACCGACCCGCGCGACCACACGCTCGGTCTGCGCGCCGACGGCGTGCGCCTCTACGGCCTGACGCTCACCGCGGCACCCGACCAGCGCCGCAGCGAGCCAGCCCAGGCGCGCATCAGCCTCTACCGCGAAGGCCCGACCCCGCAGCGGGGCAATGTCGTGCGCGGCGTGACCGTCGATGGCGCGGGCTCGGTGGGCATGCTGGTCTACGGTGCGACCGACTTCACCATCGCCGGCAACACCGTGCGCCACACGCTGGCCGATGGCATCCACACCACCGGCGGCAGCCGCCACGGCCGCGTGCTCGGCAACCAGGTGCACGACGTGGGCGACGACCTGATCTCCATCGTGTCCTACGACAACGAGCCCGTGGTGCGCGACATCCTCGTCGCCGACAACACCGTCTCCGGCGCCCGCTGGGGACGCGGCCTGACCATCGTCGGCGGCGCGCACATCACGCTGCGCGGCAACACGGTGACCGGCATCGCGCGGGCAGCCGGCGTGCTGGTTGCGCAGGAAGGCAACTGGCGCACCCACGGCGTGCACGATGTCCGCATCGAGCACAACCGGCTGCGCGAGATCCAGACGCCCGCCGCCCGCGTCGGCGTCACGGCCGCGCCGACCGGCCACGCGGCCATCGAGCTGCACACCCATGCGGTGCCGGACGGTGCAGCCGGTCTGGGCGACATCCTGCTGCAGGGCAACACGGTCGAGCACAGCCGCCACGGCGACCTGCGCCAGCGGGCCGGCCGCCTCGTGCAGACAACGCCTGGCGCGCAGCTCGATTGCCGCCGCTTCAGTGGTCATTGA
- a CDS encoding phosphatase PAP2 family protein, which produces MKWRHPTALLRWAVCTLVALALFRLWPELDLGVSGAVFDADGPSRFPLGDTPPVRWVYLAVPWIGRFLLLASLVMLFRAHTPLRWRRRAQVLLLALVLGLWGVVNVGLKDHWGRPRPTEVSAFGGPHPFQSAGTVSPYCDRNCSFVSGHAATGFTLMAVGLLGTPATRRRWWRIGVVAGLLVGAGRVLQGGHFLSDIVLAGLVMHGVCLLIRAGWLRWRLRQRLVHARDRG; this is translated from the coding sequence ATGAAGTGGCGACACCCGACCGCGCTGCTGCGCTGGGCCGTCTGCACCCTGGTGGCGCTGGCGCTGTTTCGCCTCTGGCCGGAGCTGGACCTGGGCGTGAGCGGTGCCGTCTTCGACGCGGACGGACCCAGCCGCTTTCCGCTGGGGGACACCCCGCCGGTGCGGTGGGTCTATCTGGCGGTGCCGTGGATCGGGCGGTTCCTGTTGCTGGCGTCCCTGGTGATGCTGTTCAGGGCGCACACGCCGCTGCGGTGGCGTCGCCGCGCGCAGGTGCTGCTGCTGGCACTGGTGCTGGGGTTGTGGGGCGTGGTCAACGTCGGGCTGAAGGACCACTGGGGCCGTCCGCGCCCGACCGAAGTCAGCGCGTTCGGCGGCCCGCACCCGTTCCAGTCCGCCGGCACGGTCAGTCCGTACTGCGACCGGAACTGCTCCTTCGTCAGCGGCCACGCCGCCACCGGGTTCACGCTGATGGCGGTCGGCCTGCTCGGCACGCCCGCCACGCGGCGCCGCTGGTGGCGCATCGGCGTGGTGGCCGGGTTGCTGGTGGGGGCCGGGCGGGTGCTGCAGGGTGGGCATTTCCTGAGCGACATCGTGCTGGCCGGGCTGGTGATGCACGGGGTGTGCCTGCTGATCCGGGCGGGCTGGTTGCGCTGGCGCCTGCGACAGCGCCTCGTTCATGCGCGCGACAGGGGCTGA
- a CDS encoding polysaccharide biosynthesis tyrosine autokinase has product MQAPLRVALVHEWLVNHAGSEKVVEEILKIYPQADLFSVVDFLKPHERGFLQGKVAKTTFVQRLPGAEKRFRHYLPLMPLAMEQHDLSGYDLVLSSSHAVAKGVLTGPDQLHVCYIHSPIRYAWDMQHQYLKESGMASGVKGTVAKLLLHYMRLWDARTAAGVDQFLANSAFIGRRVRKVYRRDAEVIHPPVDVERFALRTDKEDFYLTASRMVPYKRMPMIVEAFSRMPDKKLVVIGDGPEMDKVRAVAGPNVSVLGFLGDAALVDHMQRAKAFVFAAEEDFGITPVEAQACGTPVIAFGRGGSLETVRGRGHPAQRTGVFFTEQTPEAVIAAVEAFEALPVPIRPETCRAHAEQFAPALFRQRFQAAVERAWARFHAEQDPEHLPVLSDVHTPALSPEPPPMLPYPVLTPMSIPVPGSRPRPGAVARSPVAMAEPVAAVVEASARVEPAPMPPSPSPSMSSPAPTPMPAPAPPAMSPSVSDAPRPDPVFERPFELPAADARPRSSPGAPAVLRPLGEIIRTMRPLSDGDIAHILVVQRRMKLRFGEAAVALDLVTQADVLWALSQQFNYPYSLDGNGLRGADLVVAVEPYSPQAEAFRDLRSRIMANDAAQGRQPLAVVSPDAGDGRTYVAANLAVTFSQLGERTVLVDGNLRDPGIHKLFGLKERASLSDLLNGRRPAKPFDRSADLPGLFIMQVGAPPPNPLELLQQPMFGILLRELQREFDRVIVDTPPARHTADARVIAATCRQTVLVGRHGKTEAQTMNLLVDRLRRTQATIAGVVLNDH; this is encoded by the coding sequence ATGCAAGCCCCCCTCCGTGTTGCCCTGGTGCATGAATGGCTGGTCAACCACGCCGGCAGCGAAAAAGTCGTCGAGGAGATCCTGAAGATCTACCCGCAGGCTGACCTGTTTTCAGTGGTTGATTTCCTGAAGCCGCACGAGCGCGGTTTCCTGCAGGGCAAGGTTGCCAAGACCACGTTCGTGCAGCGCCTGCCCGGCGCCGAAAAGCGCTTCCGCCACTACCTGCCGCTGATGCCGCTGGCGATGGAGCAGCACGACCTGTCCGGCTACGACCTGGTGCTGTCGTCCAGCCACGCCGTCGCCAAGGGTGTGCTCACGGGACCGGACCAGCTCCACGTCTGCTACATCCATTCGCCGATCCGCTACGCCTGGGACATGCAGCACCAGTACCTGAAGGAATCGGGCATGGCCAGCGGCGTCAAGGGCACGGTGGCCAAGCTGCTGCTGCACTACATGCGGCTGTGGGACGCCCGCACCGCGGCCGGTGTCGACCAGTTCCTCGCCAATTCGGCCTTCATCGGGCGCCGGGTGCGCAAGGTCTACCGGCGCGACGCGGAGGTGATCCACCCGCCGGTCGATGTCGAGCGCTTCGCACTGCGCACCGACAAGGAAGACTTCTACCTCACCGCCTCGCGCATGGTCCCGTACAAGCGCATGCCGATGATCGTCGAGGCCTTCTCGCGCATGCCCGACAAGAAGCTCGTCGTCATCGGCGACGGGCCGGAGATGGACAAGGTGCGCGCCGTGGCCGGGCCGAACGTGTCGGTGCTCGGTTTCCTGGGCGACGCCGCGCTGGTCGACCACATGCAGCGCGCCAAGGCCTTTGTCTTTGCCGCCGAGGAGGACTTCGGCATCACCCCGGTCGAGGCGCAGGCCTGCGGCACGCCGGTGATCGCCTTCGGGCGGGGCGGCTCGCTGGAGACGGTGCGCGGCCGAGGCCACCCGGCGCAGCGCACGGGCGTGTTCTTCACGGAGCAGACGCCCGAGGCGGTGATCGCCGCGGTGGAGGCCTTCGAGGCGCTGCCGGTGCCGATCCGCCCGGAAACCTGCCGCGCGCACGCCGAGCAGTTCGCGCCGGCGCTGTTCCGCCAGCGGTTCCAGGCCGCGGTCGAGCGGGCCTGGGCGCGCTTCCATGCCGAGCAGGATCCCGAGCACCTGCCCGTGCTCTCCGACGTGCACACGCCGGCCCTGTCGCCGGAGCCGCCGCCGATGCTGCCGTACCCTGTCCTGACGCCGATGTCGATTCCGGTGCCCGGATCCAGACCCAGACCCGGCGCCGTGGCGAGGTCGCCCGTGGCGATGGCCGAGCCGGTGGCCGCCGTGGTCGAGGCGTCTGCGCGGGTGGAGCCGGCACCCATGCCTCCGTCCCCGTCCCCGTCCATGTCGTCTCCCGCCCCCACGCCGATGCCCGCGCCGGCGCCCCCTGCCATGTCCCCCTCCGTCTCCGATGCCCCCCGTCCTGATCCGGTCTTCGAGCGGCCGTTCGAGCTGCCGGCGGCCGATGCGCGGCCACGGTCGTCGCCCGGTGCGCCGGCGGTGCTGCGCCCGCTGGGCGAGATCATCCGCACGATGCGGCCGCTGTCGGATGGCGACATCGCGCACATCCTGGTCGTGCAGCGGCGCATGAAGCTGCGGTTCGGCGAGGCGGCGGTGGCCCTCGATCTGGTGACGCAGGCCGATGTGCTGTGGGCCTTGTCACAGCAGTTCAACTACCCGTACTCGCTCGACGGCAACGGGCTGCGGGGTGCGGATCTGGTGGTGGCGGTGGAGCCCTACAGCCCGCAGGCCGAGGCCTTCCGCGACCTGCGCAGCAGGATCATGGCCAACGACGCTGCGCAGGGCCGCCAGCCCCTGGCAGTGGTCAGCCCGGACGCGGGGGATGGACGCACCTACGTCGCGGCGAATCTGGCCGTGACCTTCAGCCAGCTCGGCGAGCGCACGGTGCTGGTGGACGGCAATCTGCGCGATCCCGGCATCCACAAGCTCTTTGGCCTGAAGGAGCGCGCCAGCCTGAGCGACCTGCTCAACGGCCGCCGCCCCGCCAAGCCCTTCGACCGCTCGGCCGATCTGCCGGGGCTGTTCATCATGCAGGTGGGCGCACCGCCGCCGAACCCGCTGGAGCTGCTGCAGCAGCCGATGTTCGGCATCCTGCTGCGCGAGCTGCAGCGCGAGTTCGACCGTGTCATCGTCGACACGCCGCCCGCGCGCCACACGGCCGATGCCCGCGTGATCGCCGCCACCTGCCGCCAGACGGTGCTGGTCGGTCGCCACGGCAAGACCGAGGCGCAGACGATGAACCTGCTGGTGGACCGTCTGCGCCGCACGCAGGCGACCATCGCCGGGGTCGTCCTCAATGACCACTGA
- a CDS encoding ArnT family glycosyltransferase, with translation MAPEHAVSAVPGWRLWAWAVVVLLVGLARLGAVPLFDVDEGAFSEATRELLASGDWGHTTLNGEPRWDKPILTYWLQALSVRAFGLGEFALRLPSVLAAWSWAVAVALFARPRWGEAVALAAGTVVATSLGVLAIGRAATADALLNLWLALTALDLWRHLEAERESPAARQALWRAGLWMGLGLLTKGPVAVLVPGAAVLLFIAGEPRAVWRERLVTLLGDGRAWALMLVVAVPWYAYALDRHGQAFIDGFFIRHNLARYGGTLEGHGGSVGYYLLVLPLLMLPWTPVLGLVVARVRGLWRVPLGRYLLGWAGFVLVFFSLSGTKLPHYALYGLTPLALLVGQALTGPMPDGLRRVFASGLVVLPLALVGGSLLVLLNAPGLQHPLYRALLSAPVEIGGLLGAGALASAWAAWCLWGTRPALPWSESAVSGALGLALLVNAALAPWWGERLQAPVRHAAEAARQQAGPVAAVQWGLHLPSFAVYLQQEAPRRAPRPGELALVRTDQLATLAAGGHWQVVHAERGLSLIRWHGVAATAAAAVTAPRP, from the coding sequence ATGGCGCCTGAGCACGCGGTGTCCGCAGTGCCGGGCTGGCGCCTGTGGGCGTGGGCGGTGGTGGTGCTGCTGGTCGGGCTGGCGCGGCTGGGCGCGGTGCCGCTGTTCGATGTGGACGAGGGCGCGTTCTCGGAGGCCACGCGCGAGCTGCTCGCCAGCGGCGACTGGGGCCACACCACGCTCAACGGCGAGCCGCGCTGGGACAAGCCGATCCTGACCTACTGGCTGCAGGCGCTGTCGGTGCGCGCCTTCGGGCTGGGGGAGTTCGCGCTGCGGCTGCCGTCGGTGCTGGCGGCGTGGAGCTGGGCAGTGGCGGTGGCGCTGTTCGCACGGCCGCGCTGGGGCGAGGCGGTGGCGCTGGCGGCGGGCACGGTGGTGGCGACCAGTCTCGGCGTGCTGGCCATCGGCCGCGCCGCCACCGCTGACGCGCTGCTGAACCTGTGGCTCGCGCTGACCGCGCTGGACCTGTGGCGCCACCTGGAGGCCGAGCGCGAATCGCCCGCCGCGCGCCAGGCCTTGTGGCGCGCGGGGCTGTGGATGGGGCTCGGGCTGCTGACCAAGGGGCCGGTGGCGGTGCTGGTGCCGGGGGCGGCGGTGCTGCTGTTCATCGCGGGGGAGCCGCGGGCGGTGTGGCGCGAGCGGCTGGTCACGCTGCTGGGCGACGGGCGGGCGTGGGCGCTGATGCTGGTGGTCGCGGTGCCCTGGTACGCCTACGCGCTGGACCGCCACGGCCAGGCCTTCATCGACGGTTTCTTCATCCGCCACAACCTCGCCCGCTACGGCGGCACGCTCGAAGGCCACGGTGGCAGTGTCGGCTACTACCTGCTGGTGCTGCCGCTGCTGATGCTGCCGTGGACGCCGGTGCTGGGGCTGGTGGTCGCCCGGGTGCGCGGGCTGTGGCGGGTGCCGCTCGGGCGTTACCTGCTGGGCTGGGCGGGGTTCGTGCTGGTGTTCTTCAGCCTGTCGGGCACCAAGCTGCCGCACTACGCGCTCTACGGCCTGACGCCGCTGGCGCTGCTGGTCGGCCAGGCGCTGACCGGGCCGATGCCGGACGGGCTGCGCCGTGTCTTCGCCAGCGGGCTGGTCGTGCTGCCGCTGGCACTGGTGGGGGGCTCGCTGCTGGTGCTGCTGAACGCGCCGGGGCTGCAGCACCCGCTGTACCGCGCGCTGCTCTCGGCGCCGGTCGAGATCGGCGGGCTGCTCGGCGCAGGGGCCCTGGCGAGTGCCTGGGCAGCCTGGTGTCTGTGGGGCACACGCCCGGCGTTGCCGTGGTCAGAGAGCGCCGTGTCCGGCGCGCTCGGTCTGGCGCTGCTGGTGAACGCCGCGCTGGCGCCGTGGTGGGGCGAGCGGCTGCAGGCACCAGTGCGCCACGCCGCCGAGGCCGCGCGCCAGCAAGCCGGCCCCGTCGCCGCCGTCCAGTGGGGGCTGCACCTGCCCAGCTTCGCGGTCTACCTGCAGCAGGAAGCCCCGCGCCGCGCGCCGCGACCGGGCGAGCTGGCGCTGGTGCGCACCGACCAGCTCGCCACGCTGGCTGCGGGCGGTCACTGGCAGGTGGTCCACGCCGAGCGCGGCCTCAGCCTGATCCGCTGGCACGGGGTGGCAGCCACGGCGGCGGCGGCGGTGACGGCGCCTCGGCCATGA
- a CDS encoding TrkH family potassium uptake protein, whose product MRYYYPVFKVLGGVLMLFGLTMAVPLGFSHFCHDGIEAGFALSMAITVAIGAALFLHCRHLDRELQPHDGFLLATLVWVVLPVFGAIPLLLHIPGLSLTDAYFEAVSGLTTTGATVLTGLEKLPVSINIWRCFMVLLGGMGIIVLAVAILPLLGVGGSQVFKAETPGPMKDDKLTPRIAETARGLWAVYFTAATACLLGYRWAGMSWPDAFMHMCSTMGLGGLAGYDASFAAFNSGRVEAVAIVFMLLAGVNFALYFRVWQRRSILPLWRDLEARLFFALMVGSVALVTVFLVVHGVYPEWTTALRHAAFNVVSVATTTGFATVDYAQWPIFAPILMLFLCGFATCAGSTGGGIKLSRSLLLMKQVQREFTRLLHPRAVRPVTLGGAVVDTQVLFSVQAFMLVYGAVLVAGTMALLLTGLDIISAFTAVVACINNTGPGLGQVGPSGNYQGLSDVQTWICTAVMLLGRLELFAVLVLFTPQFWRR is encoded by the coding sequence ATGCGCTACTACTACCCGGTGTTCAAGGTGCTCGGCGGCGTGCTGATGCTGTTCGGGCTGACGATGGCGGTGCCGCTGGGCTTCTCGCATTTCTGCCACGACGGCATCGAGGCCGGCTTCGCGCTGTCGATGGCGATCACGGTGGCGATCGGCGCGGCGCTGTTCCTGCACTGCCGCCACCTCGACCGCGAGCTGCAGCCGCATGACGGCTTCCTGCTAGCGACGCTGGTATGGGTCGTGCTGCCAGTGTTCGGGGCGATCCCGCTGCTGCTGCACATCCCCGGTCTGAGTTTGACCGATGCCTACTTCGAGGCGGTCTCCGGCCTGACGACGACCGGCGCCACCGTGCTGACCGGGCTGGAGAAGCTGCCGGTGTCGATCAACATCTGGCGCTGCTTCATGGTGCTGCTGGGCGGCATGGGCATCATCGTGCTGGCGGTGGCGATCCTGCCGCTGCTGGGCGTGGGCGGCAGCCAGGTGTTCAAGGCGGAGACCCCCGGCCCGATGAAGGACGACAAGCTCACCCCGCGCATCGCCGAGACGGCGCGCGGGCTGTGGGCGGTGTATTTCACGGCGGCCACGGCCTGCCTGCTCGGCTACCGCTGGGCCGGGATGAGCTGGCCGGATGCGTTCATGCACATGTGCTCGACGATGGGCCTGGGCGGCCTGGCCGGGTATGACGCGAGCTTCGCGGCGTTCAACTCCGGGCGGGTCGAGGCGGTAGCGATCGTGTTCATGCTGCTGGCCGGGGTGAACTTCGCGCTGTACTTCCGCGTCTGGCAGCGGCGCTCGATCCTGCCGCTGTGGCGCGACCTGGAGGCACGGCTGTTCTTTGCGCTGATGGTGGGCAGCGTGGCGCTGGTGACCGTGTTCCTGGTCGTGCATGGCGTCTACCCGGAGTGGACGACCGCGCTGCGCCACGCCGCGTTCAACGTCGTCTCGGTGGCGACGACGACCGGTTTCGCGACGGTGGACTACGCCCAGTGGCCGATCTTCGCGCCGATCCTGATGCTGTTCCTGTGCGGGTTCGCGACCTGCGCGGGCTCGACCGGCGGCGGCATCAAGCTCAGCCGCTCGCTGCTGCTGATGAAGCAGGTGCAGCGCGAGTTCACCCGGCTGCTGCACCCGCGCGCGGTACGGCCGGTGACGCTGGGCGGCGCGGTGGTGGACACGCAGGTGCTGTTCTCGGTGCAGGCCTTCATGCTGGTCTACGGCGCGGTGCTGGTGGCGGGCACGATGGCGCTGTTGCTGACCGGGCTGGACATCATCAGCGCCTTCACGGCGGTCGTGGCCTGCATCAACAACACCGGCCCCGGCCTCGGGCAGGTCGGTCCGTCCGGCAACTACCAGGGCCTGAGCGACGTGCAGACCTGGATCTGCACGGCGGTGATGCTGCTGGGGCGGCTGGAGCTGTTCGCGGTGCTGGTGCTGTTCACGCCGCAGTTCTGGCGGCGTTGA
- the trkA gene encoding Trk system potassium transporter TrkA, whose amino-acid sequence MIAPMNILIIGAGRVGTSVAESLVSERNDITVIDTDPQRLRQLQERLDLRGVTGNAIQPSVLREAGAEDCDLLIACAPMDETNLTVCKVAHDLFNVTTTIARLRSPEFVEGSPLLAREGGFAVDHVICPEQSVTTYIRKLVEYPEALRIIEFADGRVTLAGVRAYAGGRLVGHRLDEIPTLVPGLDMRMVGLFRGDQPVKADGDTRIEAGDEAFVLTRTAAISDMLCALRERDQPVRRVMIAGGGKVGLRLARELRGRYEIKLIESDRMRCDYLAADLGSDVLVLHGDSTDEDLMADENVGDMDVFIALTSDDEDNILAGLMAKRLGVRRAIVLINRRAYTELVQGTQIDVAISPQHAVIGELLAFVRRGDVEAVHSMRQGAAESMEIIARGDRRSSKVVGRRIEQLALPDGVQIGAIVRGDEVLMAHHDTVIETDDHVIVFLPNKRLVRPVEKLFQVGATFFF is encoded by the coding sequence ATAATCGCCCCCATGAACATCCTCATCATCGGCGCCGGCCGGGTCGGCACGAGCGTCGCCGAAAGCCTTGTCTCCGAGCGCAACGACATCACCGTCATCGACACCGACCCGCAGCGCCTGCGCCAGTTGCAGGAGCGGCTCGACCTGCGCGGCGTCACCGGCAACGCGATCCAGCCCTCGGTGCTGCGCGAGGCCGGCGCCGAGGACTGCGACCTGCTGATCGCGTGCGCCCCGATGGACGAGACCAACCTGACCGTCTGCAAGGTCGCGCACGACCTGTTCAACGTCACCACCACCATCGCCCGGCTGCGCTCGCCCGAGTTCGTCGAGGGCTCGCCGCTGCTGGCGCGCGAGGGCGGCTTCGCGGTCGACCATGTCATCTGCCCCGAGCAGTCGGTGACGACCTACATCCGCAAGCTGGTCGAATACCCCGAGGCGCTGCGCATCATCGAGTTCGCCGACGGCCGGGTGACGCTGGCGGGGGTGCGCGCCTACGCGGGCGGGCGGCTGGTCGGGCACCGGCTCGACGAGATCCCGACGCTGGTGCCGGGTCTGGACATGCGCATGGTCGGGCTGTTCCGCGGCGACCAGCCGGTCAAGGCCGATGGCGACACGCGCATCGAGGCTGGCGACGAGGCCTTCGTGCTGACGCGCACGGCGGCCATCTCGGACATGCTCTGCGCGCTGCGCGAGCGTGACCAGCCGGTGCGGCGCGTGATGATCGCCGGGGGCGGCAAGGTCGGCCTGCGGCTGGCGCGCGAACTGCGCGGACGCTACGAGATCAAGCTGATCGAGAGCGACCGGATGCGCTGCGACTACCTGGCGGCCGACCTCGGCTCGGACGTGCTGGTGCTGCACGGCGACTCGACCGACGAGGACCTGATGGCCGACGAGAACGTCGGCGACATGGACGTCTTCATCGCGCTGACCAGCGACGACGAGGACAACATCCTTGCCGGCCTGATGGCCAAGCGGCTGGGCGTGCGCCGCGCCATCGTGCTGATCAACCGCCGCGCCTACACCGAGCTGGTGCAGGGCACGCAGATCGACGTGGCCATCTCGCCGCAGCACGCGGTCATCGGCGAGCTGCTGGCCTTCGTGCGCCGCGGCGACGTCGAGGCCGTCCACAGCATGCGCCAGGGCGCCGCCGAGTCGATGGAGATCATCGCCCGCGGCGACCGGCGCAGCTCCAAGGTGGTCGGACGGCGCATCGAGCAGCTCGCCCTCCCGGACGGGGTGCAGATCGGGGCCATCGTGCGCGGTGACGAGGTGCTGATGGCGCACCACGACACGGTGATCGAGACCGACGACCACGTCATCGTCTTCCTGCCGAACAAGCGGCTGGTGCGGCCGGTGGAAAAGCTGTTCCAGGTCGGTGCGACCTTCTTCTTCTGA
- a CDS encoding ArnT family glycosyltransferase — MNAMPRALWSRLLALVGAALLLRLAVLHGVLLDPAIGLQVDEAQYWGWSRDLQWGYYSKPPVIAALIAASTALFGDAVMGVKALSMALHGATALALASLAHTMAGDRPARAARAAWWAALIALSNPVASLLGLAATTDAPLLLCWTLAAAALWRLQQQDRLRDWAWLGLWLGLGLLSKYTMAVLLVAVVGVVGTRPVAARHPLGGPALMLAVLALLLVPHLAWNAAWGWPTWQHTADITLQAPRSANGSGWARLGEWVGGQWLLFGPLWALLVLQRRVAARAWPARAVPTLTPAQRFLLWLALPLLLIGALQAVRAGAQINWTAPAGQALTLALALWLSAPRRRLARQTAAVVVALHLLVLTALPLAGTLARALGGPQAMPPRALDLWARMRGWNSAFATLEAAARAQRDADPHTRLLGTSRTVIAHGQYAWRGLGLPWHAWQPGPTRRATDHYQLTAAWPVDPAADAARPLLIVGEGDALPADWLERLEPPVRLGECRQPQARGQALHLVLWRTRLRTPGGHTP, encoded by the coding sequence ATGAACGCGATGCCGCGGGCCCTGTGGAGCCGGCTGCTGGCGCTGGTCGGCGCGGCGCTGCTGCTGCGGCTGGCGGTGCTGCACGGGGTGCTGCTCGACCCGGCCATCGGCCTGCAGGTCGACGAGGCGCAGTACTGGGGCTGGTCGCGCGACCTGCAGTGGGGCTACTACTCCAAGCCGCCGGTCATCGCCGCGCTGATCGCCGCCTCGACGGCGCTGTTCGGCGACGCGGTGATGGGGGTGAAGGCGCTGTCGATGGCGCTGCACGGCGCGACCGCCCTCGCGCTGGCCAGCCTCGCCCACACGATGGCGGGCGACCGACCGGCCCGCGCCGCGCGCGCTGCGTGGTGGGCAGCGCTGATCGCGCTGAGCAACCCGGTCGCCAGCCTGCTCGGGCTGGCGGCGACGACGGACGCCCCGCTGCTGCTGTGCTGGACGCTGGCCGCGGCGGCGCTGTGGCGGCTGCAGCAGCAAGACCGTCTGCGCGACTGGGCCTGGCTCGGGCTGTGGCTCGGCCTGGGGCTGCTGTCGAAGTACACGATGGCCGTGCTGCTGGTCGCCGTGGTCGGCGTGGTGGGAACACGACCGGTGGCGGCGCGGCATCCGCTGGGCGGACCGGCCCTGATGCTGGCCGTGCTGGCGCTGCTGCTGGTGCCGCACCTGGCGTGGAATGCCGCGTGGGGCTGGCCGACCTGGCAGCACACCGCCGACATCACCCTGCAGGCACCGCGTAGCGCCAACGGGTCCGGGTGGGCGCGCCTGGGCGAGTGGGTCGGGGGACAGTGGCTGCTGTTCGGGCCGCTGTGGGCGCTGCTGGTGCTGCAGCGGCGCGTGGCGGCGCGGGCATGGCCGGCGCGGGCCGTGCCGACGCTGACGCCGGCGCAGCGCTTCCTGCTGTGGCTGGCGCTGCCGCTGCTGCTGATCGGCGCGTTGCAGGCAGTCCGCGCCGGCGCGCAGATCAACTGGACCGCGCCCGCCGGACAAGCACTGACCCTCGCGCTGGCGCTGTGGCTGTCAGCCCCCCGCCGCCGGCTCGCCCGCCAGACCGCGGCGGTGGTGGTGGCACTGCACCTGCTGGTGCTCACCGCCCTGCCGCTGGCGGGCACCCTGGCGCGTGCCCTCGGCGGACCGCAGGCGATGCCGCCGCGTGCCCTGGACCTGTGGGCCCGGATGCGCGGCTGGAACAGCGCCTTCGCCACGCTGGAAGCCGCCGCCCGTGCGCAGCGCGACGCCGACCCGCACACCCGCCTGCTGGGCACCAGCCGCACGGTGATCGCCCACGGCCAGTACGCCTGGCGCGGACTCGGCCTGCCCTGGCACGCCTGGCAACCTGGTCCGACGCGCCGCGCCACCGACCACTACCAGCTCACCGCGGCCTGGCCGGTGGATCCCGCAGCCGACGCCGCACGGCCGCTGCTGATCGTCGGGGAAGGCGACGCGCTGCCCGCCGACTGGCTGGAGCGCCTCGAACCGCCGGTGCGCCTCGGCGAGTGTCGCCAGCCGCAGGCCCGCGGGCAGGCGCTGCACCTCGTGCTGTGGCGCACCCGGCTGCGCACACCCGGTGGTCACACGCCATGA